The following coding sequences lie in one Bacteroidales bacterium genomic window:
- a CDS encoding M2 family metallopeptidase, which translates to MKKLILILPAIILMTACTSGTKKMEQQLKTFIDSLELKAKPLEAGAGLAYFNATTTGKQEEYQKYSDLNIQISKIYSDSASFATLKGIKESGQVKDSLLVRQMNVLYNQFLSNQIDPKLLEELIKAQTKLEEKYNTYRAQVDGKKLTDNEIDKILKSSANTKELKKVWEASKQIGDSAAAGVVAIVKMRNNIAQKLGFKNYQEMSLKLSEQDPEKILTLFDELDSLTRGTFITLKSNMDSVLAKEYKISPDQLMPWHYQNRFFQEAPSIYNIDLDSYFANKDVVELTKNYYAGIGLDITPILAKSDLFEREGKYQHAYCIHIDRSGDVRAVCNVKNNHQWMGTMLHEFGHGVYDYNIDMSLPYYLRTPAHTFTTEAIAMIFGRLASNPLWIRDNAGISNEEAEKISTAVSNSLKLEQIVFSRWTQVMFRFEKAMYENPDQDLNKLWWDLVEKYQMIKKPEGRNDADWASKIHIALYPCYYHNYQLGELLASQLQAYINTNILKVGATDVVSMTKNPEVGTYLLNKVFRPGARYEWNDMIKRATGEELTAKYYAAQFVTK; encoded by the coding sequence ATGAAGAAACTTATTCTAATCTTGCCTGCCATAATCCTTATGACAGCATGTACATCAGGAACCAAAAAAATGGAACAGCAACTGAAAACATTTATCGACAGCCTTGAATTAAAGGCAAAACCGCTTGAAGCCGGTGCCGGATTGGCGTATTTTAATGCCACCACAACAGGTAAGCAGGAAGAATACCAGAAATACAGCGATCTGAATATACAGATCTCAAAGATTTATTCGGATTCTGCTTCATTTGCTACATTGAAGGGTATAAAAGAATCAGGACAGGTGAAAGACAGCCTTCTTGTGCGACAGATGAATGTGCTGTATAACCAGTTCCTTTCGAACCAGATCGATCCCAAACTGCTAGAGGAGCTAATCAAAGCACAGACCAAACTGGAGGAAAAATACAATACCTACCGCGCACAGGTTGACGGAAAAAAACTCACGGACAATGAAATTGACAAGATACTCAAGTCTTCCGCAAACACTAAGGAATTGAAGAAAGTATGGGAGGCCAGCAAACAGATAGGCGACTCTGCAGCTGCGGGTGTGGTTGCCATCGTAAAAATGCGCAATAACATCGCTCAAAAACTGGGTTTTAAGAATTACCAGGAGATGTCGCTTAAACTCTCGGAGCAGGATCCTGAGAAGATTCTTACCCTTTTTGACGAGCTCGATTCTCTTACAAGAGGAACGTTTATTACCCTGAAATCAAATATGGATTCGGTTCTTGCCAAAGAATACAAAATCAGTCCCGACCAGCTGATGCCCTGGCATTACCAGAACCGGTTCTTCCAGGAAGCCCCTTCGATTTATAATATCGATCTTGACAGTTATTTCGCCAACAAAGATGTAGTTGAACTGACAAAGAACTATTATGCCGGGATCGGCCTTGATATTACGCCCATTCTTGCAAAGAGCGATCTTTTTGAAAGAGAAGGAAAATACCAGCATGCCTATTGCATCCATATCGACCGTTCGGGCGATGTTCGGGCCGTTTGCAACGTGAAGAACAATCACCAGTGGATGGGCACCATGCTACACGAGTTCGGCCACGGCGTTTATGATTACAACATCGACATGTCGCTTCCGTATTACCTTCGCACTCCGGCTCATACTTTCACCACAGAGGCCATTGCCATGATTTTCGGAAGGCTGGCATCCAATCCTTTGTGGATAAGGGATAACGCAGGAATCTCAAATGAAGAAGCTGAAAAAATAAGCACAGCCGTGAGCAACAGCCTGAAACTGGAACAGATTGTTTTCAGCCGCTGGACACAGGTTATGTTCCGTTTTGAAAAAGCCATGTATGAAAATCCTGACCAGGATCTGAATAAATTGTGGTGGGATCTTGTGGAGAAATACCAGATGATTAAGAAACCTGAAGGCAGGAATGACGCCGACTGGGCATCAAAAATCCATATTGCCCTTTATCCATGCTATTATCATAATTACCAGCTTGGTGAATTGCTTGCATCGCAACTGCAGGCCTATATCAATACCAATATCCTGAAAGTGGGTGCAACCGATGTGGTAAGCATGACGAAAAACCCGGAAGTAGGAACTTACCTTCTGAATAAGGTGTTCAGGCCGGGCGCACGTTACGAATGGAATGACATGATCAAAAGAGCAACAGGCGAAGAACTGACGGCGAAATATTATGCAGCTCAATTCGTGACGAAGTAG
- a CDS encoding zinc metallopeptidase, whose amino-acid sequence MGQILILGVFMLLSWIVSSQLKSRFRRYSEIPVNYGMSGRDVAEKMLHENGITDVSVISVDGQLTDHYNPLDKTVNLSPDVYNGRNVAAAAVAAHECGHAIQHAQAYAPLKLRTSLVPLQNASAKVMNIIFMMMFFGAILFQRIFPMDIALIVIIACYAVFTLFAMITLPVEINASHRALVWLSSSNVTGQGSYPQAKDALKWAAYTYVVAALSSLAMLLYYVFLLLGRRD is encoded by the coding sequence ATGGGTCAAATTCTGATTTTGGGTGTGTTCATGTTGTTAAGCTGGATCGTAAGTTCGCAGCTTAAATCGCGTTTCAGGCGCTACTCCGAAATACCTGTAAATTATGGCATGAGCGGAAGAGATGTTGCGGAGAAAATGCTCCATGAAAACGGCATTACTGATGTTTCAGTCATATCAGTAGACGGACAACTGACCGACCATTACAATCCGCTTGATAAAACAGTAAATCTGAGTCCTGATGTATATAATGGACGCAATGTGGCAGCCGCTGCCGTGGCAGCACATGAATGCGGACATGCCATACAGCATGCCCAGGCATACGCACCGTTAAAATTGCGGACATCCCTGGTTCCTCTGCAGAATGCAAGCGCAAAGGTTATGAACATCATTTTTATGATGATGTTTTTCGGCGCCATACTGTTTCAGAGGATATTCCCTATGGATATCGCACTCATCGTTATTATCGCCTGTTATGCCGTGTTCACACTATTTGCCATGATCACCCTTCCGGTTGAAATCAACGCAAGTCACCGTGCACTGGTGTGGTTAAGCAGTTCAAATGTAACAGGACAGGGATCATATCCCCAGGCTAAGGATGCGTTGAAATGGGCCGCTTACACTTACGTGGTAGCCGCTCTGTCATCCCTTGCCATGTTGCTGTATTATGTGTTTTTATTGCTGGGGAGAAGGGACTAA
- a CDS encoding glycerate kinase, which translates to MNILICPDKFKESLTAAEAADSIQRGILKALPEAQCKCIPVADGGEGTVQALVKATGGRIVPVKVHDPLLRIIDSYIGVSGDHTKAFIEMSAASGLALLPLSQRDPLKTSTFGTGELILAALEAGCREIILGIGGSATVDGGTGMAQALGVRFLDAAGNEIQANGRKMGMIAKIDVSHLDARLEACRIEVASDVTNVLYGKEGAAFVFGPQKGADREAVDELDENLQHLAEVIQKQLHKDVDFVPGAGAAGGLGAGIMAFLNGNIRKGFELVAEVTGLGTWIDWADMVVTGEGKIDSQTLYGKAPAGVAKMAKSKNKPVIAFAGALGEDYDRLYEKGFLSVIPIADKPMTVEESMKNASVLLERAAERTFRMLGHRL; encoded by the coding sequence ATGAACATCCTCATCTGCCCCGACAAATTTAAGGAATCGCTTACAGCTGCTGAGGCGGCAGACAGCATTCAGCGAGGCATATTAAAAGCTTTGCCTGAGGCTCAATGCAAATGCATCCCGGTGGCAGACGGCGGTGAAGGAACGGTTCAGGCGCTTGTGAAAGCCACAGGAGGCAGAATAGTGCCGGTTAAAGTACATGATCCGCTCCTGAGGATTATTGATTCTTACATTGGTGTATCAGGTGATCACACAAAAGCTTTTATCGAAATGTCCGCGGCTTCGGGACTCGCCTTATTGCCGCTCTCACAAAGAGATCCGCTGAAAACTTCTACGTTTGGAACGGGAGAACTTATCCTGGCTGCATTAGAAGCCGGATGCAGGGAAATCATCCTTGGTATCGGCGGCAGCGCCACGGTGGATGGCGGCACGGGTATGGCACAGGCCCTTGGGGTGAGATTTCTTGACGCAGCAGGAAATGAAATCCAGGCTAATGGCCGAAAAATGGGAATGATTGCGAAAATTGATGTGTCGCATCTGGATGCCCGGTTGGAAGCATGCCGAATCGAAGTGGCATCTGATGTTACCAATGTATTGTACGGAAAAGAAGGAGCTGCTTTTGTGTTTGGTCCCCAGAAAGGCGCTGATCGGGAAGCTGTAGATGAGCTGGATGAAAATCTCCAGCATCTGGCCGAAGTAATTCAAAAACAATTGCACAAGGATGTTGACTTTGTCCCGGGAGCTGGAGCTGCCGGCGGATTGGGAGCCGGTATCATGGCGTTTCTCAACGGAAATATCCGGAAAGGATTTGAGCTTGTGGCGGAGGTTACAGGACTTGGTACATGGATAGACTGGGCTGATATGGTTGTGACAGGTGAGGGAAAAATTGACTCGCAGACTTTATATGGCAAAGCGCCGGCCGGTGTTGCTAAAATGGCAAAGTCAAAAAATAAGCCTGTCATTGCGTTCGCCGGTGCTCTTGGCGAGGACTATGACAGGCTTTATGAAAAAGGTTTTCTTTCGGTTATTCCAATTGCAGACAAGCCCATGACGGTTGAAGAATCCATGAAGAATGCTTCGGTGTTGTTGGAACGGGCAGCGGAGAGGACGTTCAGAATGTTAGGCCATAGGCTATAG